The Mycolicibacterium smegmatis genome has a window encoding:
- a CDS encoding iron-siderophore ABC transporter substrate-binding protein encodes MAPIFAAAVAIGMVSACGSESEPAAESGATTISHKFGETTVPENPSRVVTVGWTDQDFVLPFGVVPVSAREFSENYNDLPWVQEATGGKGIPTWGSDSIDFEAIAAQKPDLILAIYETIDQQTYDRLSQIAPTVIQSADYADEETPWDVQLLTTGKALGKEAEAKELLDEVQGKIDEARRNNPEFEGKTLVVDFGPADGGHYLLGENDPRRSLFTALGFQTQDVVGDVSEEKLDLLDRDVLFVNGATKDELITSPAFERLGVVRDGRTLYTTFESKLSDALTYSGPDSLQYALDVLTPQLANALNGRPVADLSNA; translated from the coding sequence ATGGCACCGATTTTCGCGGCCGCCGTCGCCATCGGCATGGTGAGCGCGTGCGGTTCCGAATCCGAGCCCGCGGCCGAATCGGGCGCCACGACCATCAGCCACAAGTTCGGCGAGACAACGGTTCCCGAGAATCCGAGCCGTGTGGTGACGGTGGGCTGGACCGACCAGGACTTCGTGCTCCCGTTCGGTGTCGTGCCGGTGAGCGCACGTGAGTTCTCGGAGAACTACAACGACTTGCCGTGGGTCCAAGAGGCCACCGGCGGCAAAGGAATCCCCACCTGGGGCTCGGATTCGATCGACTTCGAAGCGATCGCGGCACAGAAGCCCGATCTGATTCTGGCAATCTACGAAACCATCGATCAGCAAACTTACGACAGGCTGTCGCAGATCGCGCCGACGGTGATCCAGTCGGCCGATTACGCCGACGAGGAAACCCCTTGGGATGTCCAGCTTCTCACCACCGGCAAGGCGCTCGGTAAAGAGGCCGAGGCCAAGGAACTCCTCGACGAGGTTCAGGGCAAGATCGACGAGGCCCGCAGGAACAACCCCGAGTTCGAGGGTAAGACGCTGGTGGTCGACTTCGGACCGGCCGACGGCGGGCACTACCTGCTCGGCGAAAACGACCCGCGGCGTTCGCTGTTCACCGCACTTGGCTTCCAGACCCAGGACGTGGTGGGTGATGTCAGCGAGGAGAAGCTCGACCTGCTCGATCGTGACGTGCTGTTCGTCAACGGCGCCACCAAGGACGAACTGATCACCTCGCCGGCCTTCGAGCGGCTGGGCGTGGTCCGTGACGGCCGCACCCTGTACACCACGTTCGAGTCGAAGCTCAGCGATGCGCTGACCTACAGCGGACCCGATTCGCTGCAGTACGCACTCGACGTGCTCACCCCGCAGCTGGCGAACGCGCTGAACGGCCGCCCGGTGGCCGACCTGTCGAACGCCTGA
- the panD gene encoding aspartate 1-decarboxylase translates to MQRVLLASKIHRATVTQADLHYVGSITIDAELMAAADIVEGEQVHVVDITSGARLVTYAITGTPGSGVIGINGAAAHLISPGNLVIIMSFVHLDEAERADHRANVVHVDADNHIVTIGSDPAQPVPGAADQLVGRV, encoded by the coding sequence ATGCAAAGAGTGCTGCTGGCAAGCAAGATTCACCGCGCAACAGTGACTCAAGCGGACCTGCACTACGTCGGGTCCATAACGATCGACGCGGAACTGATGGCAGCCGCGGACATCGTCGAGGGTGAACAGGTGCACGTCGTGGACATCACGAGCGGGGCACGACTGGTCACCTACGCCATCACCGGCACCCCGGGGTCGGGTGTGATCGGCATCAACGGCGCTGCCGCCCATCTCATTTCGCCAGGAAACCTGGTGATCATCATGTCGTTCGTACATCTCGACGAAGCCGAACGTGCCGATCACCGGGCAAACGTCGTGCACGTCGACGCCGACAACCACATCGTCACCATCGGATCCGACCCGGCCCAGCCGGTACCAGGGGCGGCCGATCAGCTGGTGGGACGGGTGTGA
- a CDS encoding lysine N(6)-hydroxylase/L-ornithine N(5)-oxygenase family protein gives MQSIDHLNGRNGDSPVLDVVGVGFGPSNLALAIAIREYNETHAEAINAEFVEVKPEFGWHTGMLIPGATMQVSFLKDLATQRNPTSEFTFLNYLTERRRLTEFINFKTFFPTRLEFHDYLSWAADKVGATVHYGSRVVSVRDTDGAFDVTVTGATEGILRARNVVVAGGLQPLLPPGVQRTRRQIHNHGLLHDLAAMPDPRHNRYVVVGAGQSAAEVCAYLHDLSPDNEVHGVFAKYGYSPADDSPFANRVFDPDAVDDFFVADPAVRRRLINYHRSTNYSAVDLELIEELYAREYAERVAGRRRLFVRGASSVQHTDEDDAGVRVHIRHHPSGTVEELDCDAVIYATGFMPARLDGILGDLYHDLVLEDGNPVVSRDYRLATVPPTAGGLYIQGNTEHTHGLTSSLLSNIAVRSGEILESVITHTRTGTHRLSPVGSDA, from the coding sequence ATGCAGAGCATCGATCATCTCAACGGCCGCAACGGGGACAGTCCCGTGCTCGACGTCGTGGGCGTCGGCTTCGGGCCCTCCAATCTCGCGCTCGCCATCGCGATCCGCGAGTACAACGAAACCCACGCCGAGGCCATCAACGCCGAGTTCGTCGAGGTCAAACCCGAATTCGGTTGGCACACCGGGATGTTGATCCCCGGCGCCACGATGCAGGTTTCGTTCTTGAAAGACCTGGCGACACAACGCAACCCAACCAGTGAGTTCACCTTCCTGAACTATCTCACCGAACGTCGCCGTCTCACCGAGTTCATCAACTTCAAGACGTTCTTTCCCACCCGCCTGGAATTCCACGACTACCTGTCCTGGGCGGCCGACAAGGTCGGTGCGACCGTGCACTACGGCTCACGCGTGGTGTCGGTACGCGATACCGACGGGGCCTTCGACGTCACCGTGACCGGCGCAACCGAGGGAATCCTGCGGGCGCGCAACGTCGTCGTCGCCGGCGGGTTGCAGCCCCTGTTGCCGCCGGGTGTGCAGCGCACGCGGCGCCAGATCCACAACCACGGGCTGCTGCACGATCTCGCGGCCATGCCGGACCCGCGCCACAACCGGTACGTGGTGGTCGGCGCCGGGCAGAGCGCTGCCGAGGTGTGCGCCTACCTGCACGATCTCTCACCGGACAACGAGGTCCACGGCGTCTTCGCGAAGTACGGGTACAGCCCGGCCGACGACAGCCCGTTCGCCAACCGCGTGTTCGACCCGGACGCGGTGGACGACTTCTTCGTCGCCGATCCGGCTGTGCGGCGCCGGCTGATCAACTACCACCGCAGCACCAACTACTCGGCGGTGGACCTCGAGCTGATCGAAGAGCTCTACGCCCGTGAGTACGCCGAGCGTGTCGCCGGACGGCGGCGGTTGTTCGTGCGTGGCGCGTCGAGCGTGCAGCACACCGACGAGGACGACGCCGGCGTGCGCGTGCACATCCGTCACCACCCGTCCGGCACGGTCGAGGAACTCGACTGCGATGCCGTCATCTACGCGACGGGCTTCATGCCTGCGCGGCTCGACGGCATCCTCGGCGACCTCTACCACGATCTGGTGCTCGAGGACGGAAACCCTGTGGTGTCAAGGGATTACCGCCTGGCGACCGTGCCGCCGACCGCGGGCGGGCTCTACATCCAGGGCAACACCGAGCACACGCACGGGCTGACCTCGTCGCTGTTGTCCAACATCGCGGTGCGCAGCGGCGAGATCCTGGAGTCGGTGATCACCCACACCAGGACCGGCACCCACCGGCTCAGCCCGGTCGGCAGCGACGCCTGA
- the cwsA gene encoding cell wall synthesis protein CwsA — MPARADVRLAPRQRLTRGLKYTAVGPVDITRGVLGIGADTAQATAAELRRRYESGKLQRQLAAAAEAVAALPETIQEAVQEVVSPPKKRRRRPLLIAAVAVTVLGGGAAAFSIVRRRSRPQEPPTLAPSVEVAPKP; from the coding sequence ATGCCCGCCAGAGCAGATGTCCGATTGGCCCCTCGTCAACGCCTCACCCGCGGTCTCAAATACACCGCGGTGGGACCGGTGGACATCACACGCGGCGTCCTGGGCATCGGCGCCGACACCGCGCAGGCAACCGCTGCCGAGCTACGCCGCCGCTATGAGTCCGGCAAGCTTCAGCGCCAGCTCGCCGCGGCTGCCGAAGCCGTTGCTGCGCTTCCCGAGACGATCCAGGAAGCCGTGCAGGAGGTGGTCAGCCCGCCGAAGAAGCGGCGCAGGCGTCCGCTGCTGATCGCCGCGGTCGCGGTCACCGTGCTCGGCGGGGGAGCCGCGGCGTTCTCCATCGTGCGGCGCCGTAGCCGACCCCAGGAGCCGCCGACGCTCGCGCCGAGCGTCGAGGTCGCCCCCAAGCCCTGA
- a CDS encoding peptidylprolyl isomerase gives MTSPIQTATATLHTNRGDIKIALFGNHAPKTVNNFVGLAQGTKDYSTENASGGTSGPFYDGAVFHRVIDGFMIQGGDPTGTGRGGPGYKFEDEFHPELQFDKPYLLAMANAGPGTNGSQFFITVGKTPHLNRRHTIFGEVVDEESQKVVDAIASTPTDRSDRPTEPVVIESITIA, from the coding sequence GTGACGAGTCCTATTCAGACCGCGACCGCGACCCTGCACACCAACCGCGGCGACATCAAGATCGCACTGTTCGGCAACCACGCCCCGAAGACGGTGAACAACTTCGTCGGCCTGGCGCAGGGCACCAAGGACTACAGCACCGAGAACGCCTCGGGTGGCACCTCCGGCCCGTTCTACGACGGCGCCGTCTTCCACCGCGTCATCGACGGCTTCATGATCCAGGGCGGTGACCCCACCGGCACGGGTCGTGGCGGCCCGGGTTACAAGTTCGAGGACGAGTTCCACCCCGAGCTGCAGTTCGACAAGCCGTACCTGCTGGCCATGGCCAACGCCGGCCCGGGCACCAACGGCTCGCAGTTCTTCATCACCGTGGGCAAGACGCCGCACCTCAACCGGCGCCACACCATCTTCGGTGAGGTCGTCGACGAGGAGTCGCAGAAGGTCGTCGACGCGATCGCCTCGACGCCCACCGACCGTAGCGACCGTCCGACCGAGCCGGTCGTGATCGAGTCCATCACGATCGCCTGA
- a CDS encoding PH domain-containing protein — MQQTQWSPSTAGIAGCGIAGLMMAIAAVTVITDPPGRVLAGIAAVGLLTFASFSLRSRPKLAITDDGLVVRGWARTRTFRHDEIDTIRITEFRRLARKVRMLEIDAHDGRLVVFTRWDLGTDPLDVLDALKAAGY; from the coding sequence GTGCAGCAAACTCAGTGGAGCCCGTCGACAGCAGGAATCGCAGGTTGTGGCATAGCCGGACTTATGATGGCTATCGCCGCTGTGACGGTGATCACAGACCCGCCCGGACGTGTTCTTGCCGGCATTGCCGCCGTGGGATTGCTCACGTTCGCAAGCTTCTCGTTACGTTCGCGGCCGAAACTGGCAATCACGGACGACGGTCTGGTGGTCCGCGGATGGGCGCGCACCAGGACGTTCCGGCACGACGAGATCGACACGATCCGCATCACGGAGTTCCGCAGGCTCGCCCGCAAGGTCCGCATGCTCGAGATCGACGCGCACGACGGCAGGCTCGTGGTGTTCACCCGCTGGGATCTGGGAACCGACCCCCTCGACGTGCTCGACGCGCTGAAGGCGGCCGGGTATTAG
- the crgA gene encoding cell division protein CrgA encodes MPKSKVRKKNDFTSRPVSRTPVKVKAGPSSVWFVALFIGLMLFGLIWLLVFQLAATNPIDTPSFLQWMADLGPWNYAIAFAFMITGLLLTMRWR; translated from the coding sequence ATGCCCAAGTCCAAAGTCCGCAAGAAGAACGACTTCACCTCCAGGCCGGTGAGCCGGACCCCGGTGAAGGTGAAGGCCGGACCGTCCAGTGTCTGGTTCGTCGCTCTGTTCATCGGCCTCATGCTGTTCGGTCTCATCTGGCTACTGGTGTTCCAGCTGGCGGCAACCAACCCGATCGACACCCCGTCGTTCCTCCAGTGGATGGCGGATCTCGGTCCGTGGAACTACGCGATCGCCTTTGCTTTCATGATCACCGGTCTGTTGCTCACCATGCGCTGGCGCTGA
- a CDS encoding DUF881 domain-containing protein — MDQPSRSRWRLGVPVICLLAGLLLAATHGVSGGDEIRRSDSPRLVDLVREAQQSVDRLAAQRDALALEVDSHHGGSPSSHAALDAITARTAQLAVDAGMDPMRGPGLVVTLNDAQRDAEGRFPRDAAPDDLVVHQQDIQAVLNALWSAGAEGIQMQDQRIIATSAPRCVGNTLLLNGRTYSPPYVITAIGDAAAMQAALAEAPLVTLYKQYVLRFGLGYTEEPKAEVTLAGHTEPVRMRYAKPAGPLGY; from the coding sequence ATGGACCAGCCCAGCCGTTCCCGATGGCGCCTCGGTGTGCCGGTCATCTGCCTGCTCGCAGGCCTGCTGCTGGCGGCCACGCACGGCGTCTCCGGGGGCGACGAGATCCGCCGCAGCGACTCTCCCCGCCTCGTCGACCTGGTGCGCGAGGCCCAGCAGTCCGTCGACCGGCTCGCCGCGCAGCGCGACGCGCTCGCACTCGAGGTCGACAGCCACCACGGCGGCTCCCCCAGCTCACACGCCGCGCTCGACGCCATCACCGCGCGGACCGCCCAACTCGCCGTCGACGCGGGCATGGATCCCATGCGCGGCCCGGGCCTGGTGGTGACGCTCAACGACGCACAGCGCGACGCCGAGGGCCGGTTCCCCCGCGACGCCGCCCCCGATGACCTCGTCGTGCACCAGCAGGACATCCAGGCCGTGCTCAACGCGCTGTGGAGCGCAGGCGCCGAGGGCATCCAGATGCAGGACCAGCGCATCATCGCGACGTCGGCGCCTCGCTGCGTGGGCAACACCCTGCTGCTCAACGGTCGCACCTACAGCCCGCCGTACGTCATAACCGCAATCGGCGACGCCGCCGCGATGCAGGCCGCACTCGCCGAGGCGCCGCTGGTCACGTTGTACAAGCAGTACGTGCTGCGCTTCGGCCTCGGCTACACCGAGGAGCCCAAGGCCGAGGTCACTCTCGCCGGCCACACCGAGCCCGTGCGCATGCGCTACGCGAAACCGGCGGGACCCCTCGGCTACTGA
- a CDS encoding aminodeoxychorismate/anthranilate synthase component II, with amino-acid sequence MQVLVVDNYDSFVFNLVQYLGQLGVHAQVWRNDDARLATEDAIAQAAADFDGVLLSPGPGTPERAGASIALVKACAAAGTPLLGVCLGHQAIGVAFGGTVDRAPELLHGKTSVVHHNDSGVLKGLPDPFTATRYHSLTILPETLPAALEVVGQTDNGIIMAVRHTELPIHGVQFHPESILTQGGHRMLANWLGFCGAAPDETLVRRLEDEVARAVAAATQRSSA; translated from the coding sequence ATGCAGGTTTTGGTGGTCGACAACTATGACAGCTTCGTGTTCAACCTGGTCCAGTACCTGGGCCAGCTCGGTGTGCACGCGCAGGTCTGGCGCAACGACGACGCCCGGTTGGCCACCGAGGACGCGATAGCGCAGGCCGCCGCCGACTTCGACGGTGTGCTGCTCAGCCCCGGGCCGGGCACCCCCGAACGTGCGGGAGCCTCCATCGCGCTGGTGAAGGCGTGCGCCGCGGCGGGCACTCCCCTGCTGGGCGTGTGCCTGGGGCATCAGGCGATCGGCGTGGCGTTCGGCGGCACCGTCGACCGTGCGCCCGAACTGCTGCACGGCAAGACCAGCGTCGTGCACCACAACGACAGCGGCGTGCTCAAGGGTCTGCCGGATCCGTTCACCGCGACGCGGTACCACTCGCTGACGATCCTGCCCGAGACGCTGCCCGCCGCGCTCGAGGTCGTCGGCCAGACCGACAACGGCATCATCATGGCCGTCCGGCACACCGAGCTGCCGATCCATGGCGTGCAGTTCCACCCCGAGTCGATCCTCACCCAGGGCGGACACCGCATGCTGGCCAACTGGCTCGGCTTCTGCGGCGCCGCACCGGACGAGACGCTCGTGCGCCGCCTCGAGGACGAGGTCGCCCGCGCGGTCGCGGCCGCTACGCAGCGAAGCTCAGCGTGA
- the pknB gene encoding Stk1 family PASTA domain-containing Ser/Thr kinase has product MTTPQHLSDRYELGEILGFGGMSEVHLARDLRLHRDVAVKVLRADLARDPSFYLRFRREAQNAAALNHPAIVAVYDTGEAETPNGPLPYIVMEYVDGVTLRDIVHTDGPIAPRRAIEIIADACQALNFSHQHGIIHRDVKPANIMISKNNAVKVMDFGIARALADTGNSVTQTAAVIGTAQYLSPEQARGETVDARSDVYSLGCVLYEILTGEPPFIGDSPVAVAYQHVREDPVPPSRRHADVTPELDAVVLKALAKNPDNRYQTAAEMRADLIRVHEGQAPDAPKVLTDAERTSMLAAPPADRAGAATQDMPVPRPAGYSKQRSTSVARWLIAVAVLAVLTVVVTVAINMVGGNPRNVQVPDVAEQSADDAQAALQNRGFKTVIDRQPDNEVPPGLVIGTDPEAGSELGAGEQVTINVSTGPEQALVPDVAGLTPTQARQKLKDAGFEKFRESPSPSTPEQKGRVLATNPQANQTAAIINEITIVVGAGPEDAPVLSCAGQNAESCKAILAAGGFTNTVVVEVDNPAAAGQVVGTEPADGQSVPKDTVIQIRVSKGNQFVMPDLVGQFWSDAYPRLTALGWTGVLDKGPDVRDSGQRTNAVVTQSPSAGTPVNKDAKITLSFAA; this is encoded by the coding sequence ATGACCACGCCTCAGCACCTTTCCGACCGATACGAACTCGGTGAGATCCTCGGCTTCGGCGGCATGTCCGAAGTCCACCTGGCGCGCGATCTGCGCCTTCACCGCGATGTCGCGGTGAAAGTGCTGCGCGCCGACCTTGCGCGCGACCCGAGCTTCTACCTGCGGTTCCGCCGCGAGGCACAGAACGCCGCGGCGCTGAACCACCCCGCGATCGTCGCGGTGTACGACACCGGCGAGGCCGAGACACCCAACGGGCCGCTGCCGTACATCGTCATGGAGTACGTCGACGGTGTGACCCTGCGCGACATCGTCCACACCGACGGTCCGATCGCGCCGCGGCGTGCGATCGAGATCATCGCCGACGCGTGCCAGGCGCTGAACTTCAGCCACCAGCACGGCATCATCCACCGCGATGTCAAGCCGGCCAACATCATGATCAGCAAGAACAACGCTGTGAAGGTGATGGACTTCGGCATCGCCCGCGCGCTGGCCGACACCGGCAACAGCGTCACGCAGACCGCCGCGGTGATCGGCACCGCGCAGTACCTGTCACCCGAGCAGGCGCGCGGTGAGACCGTCGATGCGCGCTCGGACGTGTACTCGCTGGGCTGCGTGCTCTACGAGATCCTCACCGGTGAACCGCCGTTCATCGGGGATTCGCCCGTCGCGGTCGCCTATCAGCACGTGCGGGAGGATCCGGTGCCGCCGTCGCGGCGCCATGCCGACGTCACGCCCGAACTGGACGCCGTGGTGCTCAAGGCGCTGGCCAAGAACCCCGACAACCGGTACCAGACGGCCGCCGAGATGCGCGCCGACCTCATCCGTGTGCACGAGGGCCAGGCGCCCGACGCGCCCAAGGTGCTCACCGACGCCGAGCGCACGTCGATGCTGGCCGCCCCGCCCGCCGACCGCGCGGGCGCGGCCACCCAGGACATGCCCGTGCCGCGTCCGGCCGGGTACAGCAAGCAGCGCAGCACCTCGGTGGCGCGCTGGCTCATCGCGGTCGCGGTGCTCGCGGTGCTGACCGTGGTGGTGACGGTCGCGATCAACATGGTCGGCGGCAACCCGCGCAACGTCCAGGTGCCCGACGTCGCCGAACAGTCCGCCGACGACGCGCAGGCCGCGCTGCAGAACCGCGGCTTCAAGACCGTCATCGACCGCCAGCCCGACAACGAGGTGCCGCCCGGCCTGGTGATCGGAACCGATCCCGAGGCGGGTTCCGAGCTGGGCGCGGGGGAGCAGGTCACCATCAACGTCTCGACGGGGCCCGAGCAGGCCCTTGTGCCCGACGTGGCAGGCCTGACCCCGACGCAGGCCAGGCAGAAGCTCAAGGACGCCGGGTTCGAGAAGTTCAGGGAGTCGCCGAGCCCGTCGACGCCCGAGCAGAAGGGCCGGGTGCTCGCGACCAACCCGCAGGCCAACCAGACCGCGGCGATCATCAACGAGATCACGATCGTCGTGGGTGCGGGCCCGGAGGATGCACCGGTGCTCAGTTGCGCCGGGCAGAACGCCGAGAGCTGCAAGGCGATCCTGGCCGCGGGCGGTTTCACCAACACCGTCGTCGTCGAGGTCGACAACCCGGCCGCGGCCGGTCAGGTGGTCGGTACCGAACCGGCCGACGGCCAGTCGGTGCCCAAGGACACCGTGATCCAGATACGGGTGTCGAAGGGCAACCAGTTCGTGATGCCCGACCTGGTCGGCCAGTTCTGGTCGGACGCCTATCCGCGGCTGACCGCGCTGGGCTGGACCGGTGTGCTCGACAAGGGACCCGACGTCCGCGACAGCGGTCAGCGCACCAACGCCGTGGTGACGCAGAGCCCTTCCGCGGGAACGCCGGTGAACAAGGACGCCAAGATCACGCTGAGCTTCGCTGCGTAG
- a CDS encoding protein kinase domain-containing protein, giving the protein MSPRVGVTLSGRYRLQRLIATGGMGQVWEAVDSRLGRRVAVKVLKAEFSTDAEFVERFRAEARTVAMLNHPGIASVYDYGETELDGEGRTAYLVMELINGEPLNSVLKRTGRLSLRHALDMLEQTGRALQVAHTAGLVHRDVKPGNILITPTGQVKLTDFGIAKAVDAAPVTQTGMVMGTAQYIAPEQALGHDATAASDVYSLGVVGYESVSGKRPFTGDGALTVAMKHIKETPPPLPADLPPNVRELIEITLVKNPGMRYKSGGPFADAVAAVRAGRRPPRPNQAPTLGRAAPAAVPSAAQARASADLTGRAPVTAARARPTATAAHRTPPPRRTFSSGQRALLWAAGVLGALAIVIAILIVLNAQDRKDREQSPPPTVTDTVTETTPYEETPAAMPDLMIMLRAAQPEPPPSEQIQR; this is encoded by the coding sequence ATGAGCCCGCGCGTTGGAGTCACGCTGTCCGGTCGTTACCGGCTGCAGCGGCTGATCGCCACGGGCGGTATGGGCCAGGTGTGGGAGGCCGTGGATTCGCGGCTGGGCCGCCGGGTCGCCGTCAAGGTGCTCAAGGCCGAGTTCTCCACCGACGCCGAGTTCGTCGAACGCTTCCGGGCCGAGGCCCGCACCGTCGCGATGCTCAACCATCCCGGCATCGCGAGCGTGTACGACTACGGCGAGACCGAACTCGACGGCGAGGGCCGCACCGCGTACCTGGTGATGGAGCTCATCAACGGTGAGCCGCTGAACTCGGTGCTCAAGCGCACCGGCCGGCTGTCGCTGCGGCACGCGCTGGACATGCTGGAGCAGACCGGCCGTGCGCTGCAGGTCGCGCACACCGCGGGCCTGGTGCACCGCGACGTCAAGCCCGGCAACATCCTCATCACCCCGACGGGGCAGGTGAAGCTCACCGACTTCGGCATCGCCAAGGCCGTCGACGCCGCGCCGGTCACCCAGACCGGCATGGTGATGGGCACCGCGCAGTACATCGCGCCCGAGCAGGCCCTGGGCCATGACGCGACCGCCGCCAGTGACGTGTATTCGCTGGGCGTCGTTGGCTACGAATCGGTTTCGGGCAAGCGCCCGTTCACCGGCGACGGTGCGCTGACGGTCGCAATGAAGCACATCAAGGAGACCCCGCCGCCGCTTCCGGCCGATCTGCCGCCGAACGTGCGCGAGCTGATCGAGATCACGCTCGTGAAGAACCCGGGCATGCGGTACAAGTCGGGCGGCCCGTTCGCCGACGCGGTCGCCGCGGTGCGCGCGGGTCGCAGGCCACCGCGGCCCAACCAGGCACCGACGCTGGGACGTGCCGCACCGGCCGCGGTGCCGTCGGCCGCGCAGGCCCGTGCCTCTGCCGATCTCACGGGCCGTGCGCCCGTCACCGCCGCACGCGCGAGACCCACCGCGACGGCCGCGCATCGGACTCCGCCGCCTCGACGCACGTTCTCCTCGGGGCAACGGGCGCTATTGTGGGCGGCTGGCGTCCTCGGCGCGTTGGCCATCGTGATCGCGATCCTGATCGTGCTCAACGCGCAGGACCGCAAGGACCGCGAGCAGTCGCCACCGCCGACGGTCACCGACACCGTCACCGAGACGACGCCCTACGAGGAGACCCCGGCGGCGATGCCTGACCTCATGATCATGTTGCGTGCGGCTCAGCCCGAGCCGCCGCCATCCGAACAGATACAGCGATGA
- the pbpA gene encoding D,D-transpeptidase PbpA, protein MNTSLRRVAVAIMVLIVLLLANATVTQVFAADGLRADPRNQRVLLDEYSRQRGQITAGGQLLAYSVSTDGRFRYLRVYPNPQAYAPVTGFYSLGYSSTGLERAEDAVLNGSDERLFGRRLADFFTGRDPRGGNVDTTIKPQVQQAAWDAMQNGCDGPCRGSVVALEPSTGKILAMVSAPSYDPNLLATHDLAAQADAWEKLRDDPQSPLLNRAISETYPPGSTFKVITTAAALQAGARPQTQLTSAPRTPLPDSTATLENFGGAPCGPGPTVSLQEAFAKSCNTAFVELGLSTGTDKLKAMAQAFGLDTPPPAIPLQVAESTTGPIVDAAALGMSSIGQRDVALTPLQNAQVAATIANDGIAMRPYLVESLKGPDLATISTTTPEQERRAVSPQVAATLTDLMVAAEQVTQQKGAIAGVQIASKTGTAEHGTDPRNTPPHAWYIAFAPAQDPKVAVAVLVEDGGDRLSATGGALAAPIGRATIAAALREGS, encoded by the coding sequence ATGAACACCTCACTGCGCCGGGTGGCCGTCGCGATCATGGTGTTGATCGTGCTGCTTCTGGCCAACGCCACCGTGACCCAGGTCTTCGCCGCCGACGGTCTGCGCGCCGATCCGCGCAACCAGCGCGTGCTGCTCGACGAGTACTCGCGCCAGCGCGGCCAGATCACCGCGGGCGGACAACTGCTCGCGTACTCGGTGTCCACCGACGGCCGGTTCCGCTACCTGCGCGTGTATCCCAACCCGCAGGCCTACGCCCCGGTCACCGGGTTCTATTCGCTGGGCTACTCCAGCACCGGCCTGGAGCGTGCCGAGGACGCCGTGCTCAACGGCTCCGACGAGCGCCTGTTCGGCCGTCGCCTCGCGGACTTCTTCACCGGCCGCGACCCGCGCGGCGGCAACGTGGACACCACGATCAAGCCGCAGGTACAGCAGGCCGCGTGGGACGCGATGCAGAACGGCTGCGACGGCCCGTGCCGCGGTTCTGTGGTGGCGCTCGAACCGTCGACCGGCAAGATCCTGGCGATGGTGTCGGCCCCGTCGTACGACCCGAACCTGCTGGCCACCCACGATCTCGCGGCGCAGGCCGACGCGTGGGAGAAGCTGCGCGACGATCCGCAGTCCCCGCTGCTCAACCGTGCGATCTCGGAGACCTATCCCCCGGGTTCGACGTTCAAGGTCATCACCACGGCTGCCGCGCTGCAGGCCGGGGCACGTCCGCAGACCCAGCTCACGTCGGCGCCGCGCACCCCGCTGCCCGACAGCACCGCGACGCTGGAGAACTTCGGTGGGGCGCCCTGCGGACCGGGACCCACCGTGTCGCTGCAGGAGGCGTTCGCGAAGTCCTGCAACACCGCGTTCGTCGAACTCGGTCTCAGCACCGGCACCGACAAGCTCAAGGCGATGGCCCAGGCGTTCGGCCTCGACACGCCGCCGCCCGCCATCCCGCTGCAGGTGGCGGAGTCCACCACGGGACCGATCGTCGACGCCGCCGCGCTGGGCATGTCGAGCATCGGTCAGCGTGACGTCGCCCTGACCCCGTTGCAAAACGCACAGGTGGCCGCAACAATCGCGAACGACGGCATAGCCATGCGCCCCTACCTCGTCGAGAGCCTCAAGGGGCCCGACCTGGCTACTATCAGCACCACCACTCCGGAGCAAGAGCGCCGAGCAGTGTCACCCCAGGTCGCGGCTACACTAACTGACTTGATGGTCGCCGCCGAGCAGGTGACTCAGCAGAAGGGAGCCATCGCCGGCGTGCAGATCGCTTCGAAAACCGGTACGGCAGAGCACGGGACGGACCCCCGTAACACCCCGCCGCATGCCTGGTACATCGCCTTCGCACCGGCCCAAGACCCCAAGGTCGCGGTCGCGGTGTTGGTCGAGGATGGCGGGGACCGGTTGTCGGCCACCGGCGGCGCACTCGCCGCCCCGATCGGACGCGCCACGATTGCGGCGGCGCTGCGGGAGGGTTCATGA